In one Cervus elaphus chromosome 9, mCerEla1.1, whole genome shotgun sequence genomic region, the following are encoded:
- the PRAM1 gene encoding PML-RARA-regulated adapter molecule 1 — translation MGSHQDFRSLQAKFQASQLETGDLPKKPPKPEFHKLLRKFPQPELGEHPKKPPQPEFTDLPKKPPKLEFSELSKKSLQPEATPLPRKPEVPEGPPQKPPQQPELSNTPRPPVEPKFSTLLQKSPQPEFCGLPRKPPQPQVGGLPKKFLPQPESTEVPPVPLLKPEFGEPHPHSSEPNFSTLPKKPPQPEFCGLPRKPPQPQVGGLPKKFLPQPESSEVPPVHLSKPESGEPHPHSSQPDFSTFPRKITRPQLNDLPKKPLPPEFGDLTRTSSEPEVSVVPKKPRQCEFKVLSKKPLQPEPTSLSRTSSEPEFSVLPSKFLQPECRGPPRKLSQPEPSSLPRNLPRKPLLPGSFSESSLPSAVVGSSPRVPLSPGFGARQQRSGALARSAGSRLGLRPGHLPRRRPLPPASSLGPPPAKPPLPPGPRDIQSFRRAAAADTALPRTSSSAGLHCIPQDPDEVYDDVEPTDHSGPGPRSRDEVLSAQQYPWRPPQDPELRKEKAPLQPPQMPPMDLKSLKQLRKAEKAEREFRKKFKFEGEIVVQTRMMIDPNAKTRRGGGKHLGIRRGEILEVIEFTSKEEMLCRDTKGKYGYVPRTALLPLETEVYDDVAAWDPLDSQPLP, via the exons ATG GGGAGTCATCAGGACTTCCGGAGCCTTCAAGCAAAGTTCCAGGCCTCTCAGCTGGAGACTGGCGACCTCCCCAAAAAGCCCCCGAAGCCTGAGTTCCACAAACTCCTCAGAAAGTTTCCACAACCTGAGCTAGGCGAGCACCCCAAGAAGCCCCCACAGCCTGAGTTCACTGACCTGCCCAAAAAGCCCCCCAAACTTGAGTTCAGTGAACTCTCCAAGAAGTCCCTGCAGCCCGAGGCCACACCACTCCCCAGGAAGCCTGAGGTCCCTGAGGGCCCCCCTCAGAAGCCCCCGCAGCAGCCTGAGCTCAGCAACACCCCCAGGCCCCCCGTGGAGCCCAAGTTCAGTACTCTTCTTCAGAAGTCTCCGCAGCCTGAGTTTTGTGGGCTCCCCAGAAAGCCCCCGCAGCCTCAGGTAGGTGGCCTCCCTAAGAAGTTCCTGCCACAGCCCGAGTCCACTGAGGTCCCTCCAGTGCCCCTCTTAAAGCCTGAATTTGGtgagccccacccccactcctcagAGCCTAACTTCAGTACTCTTCCCAAGAAGCCTCCGCAACCTGAGTTCTGTGGGCTCCCCAGAAAGCCCCCGCAGCCTCAGGTCGGTGGCCTCCCTAAGAAGTTCCTGCCACAGCCTGAGTCCAGTGAGGTCCCTCCAGTGCACCTTTCAAAGCCTGAATCTGGtgagccccacccccactcttcACAGCCCGACTTCAGTACATTTCCCAGAAAGATCACCCGGCCTCAGCTGAATGACCTCCCCAAGAAGCCCCTGCCACCTGAGTTTGGTGACCTCACCAGGACGTCCTCGGAGCCAGAGGTCAGTGTGGTTCCCAAGAAGCCACGCCAGTGTGAGTTCAAGGTGCTCTCCAAGAAGCCCCTGCAGCCCGAGCCCACCAGCCTCTCGAGGACGTCCTCGGAGCCCGAGTTCAGCGTGCTCCCCTCCAAGTTTCTGCAGCCCGAGTGTCGGGGGCCCCCCCGCAAGTTATCGCAGCCAGAGCCCAGTTCTCTGCCCAGGAACCTCCCGAGAAAGCCCCTGCTCCCTGGCTCCTTTTCAGAGAGCTCACTGCCCTCTGCCGTGGTGGGCTCCAGCCCACGGGTCCCTCTCAGCCCAGGGTTTGGGGCACGGCAGCAGAGATCAGGAGCCCTCGCTCGGAGTGCTGGCTCCAGACTAGGTCTCAGACCTGGTCACCTGCCCCGGCGGAGGCCTCTACCCCCGGCCAGCAGCCTGGGCCCTCCCCCAGCCAAGCCCCCActgcccccaggccccagggATATCCAGAGTTTTCGGAGAGCTGCGGCAGCAGACACAG CTCTGCCCAGGACCTCCTCTTCTGCTGGCCTCCACTGCATCCCACA GGACCCAGACGAGGTGTACGATGATGTCGAGCCCACAGACCACTCTGGACCTGGCCCCAGGAGCAGAG ATGAAGTGCTGTCGGCTCAGCAGTACCCGTGGAGGCCACCGCAAGACCCAGAGCTCAG GAAGGAGAAGGCGCCCCTCCAGCCACCACAGATGCCGCCCATGGACCTGAAGTCCCTGAAGCAGCTCCGgaaggcagagaaagcagagcGGGAGTTTCGGAAGAAGTTCAAG TTTGAGGGGGAGATTGTGGTTCAGACAAGGATGATGATCGACCCCAATGCCAAGACCCGCCGTGGGGGCGGCAAGCACCTGGGGATCCGGCGTGGGGAGATCCTGGAGGTGATCGAGTTCACCAGCAAGGAGGAGATGCTGTGCCGGGACACCAAGGGCAAGT ATGGCTATGTGCCAAGAACAGCTCTACTGCCCCT GGAAACAGAGGTGTACGACGACGTCGCTGCCTGGG ATCCTTTGGACAGCCAACCATTGCCCTAG